A window from Leishmania mexicana MHOM/GT/2001/U1103 complete genome, chromosome 33 encodes these proteins:
- a CDS encoding serine palmitoyltransferase-like protein yields MSSVSEKLSEQLMNHPFHSALELFFAALLAYFLLQRFHRRGRGKPPNLMSRLSPEEQERRLAAFQSIPFRAECSVTSNVPVPEYYGLTEVVGREGSHITIVRPGSSEVEECLDFATYDFHSFSTLPEVVEVARAAVNAYGVGSCGPRSFYGTIKPHLVVEQDLAKFLKTDDAVVYSFAYATVATLISCFSGRGDYLVYDDGVSSSVMEGCMLSRSDIRPYKHCSMKSLEERLQEVVAKDGYSKPHRRFVLTEGLFSNTGEICPLPQILELCHKYKFRLLLEDSHGFGVLGKSGRGTPEEFNIPTMDVDVYIGSLSTSMGAVGGFCAGASNMIDHQRVTATAYVFSAALPPYITAAVSQSLAVMARDDTFVAKLRNHAKRMRRHLREAGFNAEKIKLVSSFDDASPVILLAVERAYVNREGLEKVESRLQRVINALQKKKVAVVRNVFTRDEPVNNVSGLRIVAKSLATEAEVTAALEAIETAVKAEFA; encoded by the coding sequence ATGTCGTCTGTATCGGAAAAGCTGTCAGAGCAGCTGATGAACCACCCGTTCCACAGTGCTCTGGAGCTTTTCTTTGCCGCCCTGCTAGCGTATtttctgctgcagcgcttccaTCGCcgcgggagggggaagcCGCCAAATCTGATGAGCAGACTGTCCCctgaggagcaggagcgtcGCCTTGCCGCCTTTCAGTCCATTCCGTTCCGTGCCGAGTGCTCGGTAACGTCGAACGTGCCCGTGCCGGAGTACTACGGGCTGACTGAGGTGGTCGGACGCGAGGGGAGCCACATTACCATTGTGCGGCCCGGCTCatcggaggtggaggagtgcCTAGACTTTGCCACCTACGACTTTCACTCGTTCTCAACGCTGCCGGAGGTCGTTGAAGTTGCGCGGGCAGCCGTGAACGCCTATGGCGTGGGCAGTTGCGGGCCTCGCAGCTTCTACGGCACCATCAAGCCACATCTtgtggtggagcaggaccTGGCTAAGTTCCTCAAGACGGATGACGCGGTTGTGTACAGCTTCGCATATGCCACCGTGGCCACCCTCATCTCTTGCTTCTCCGGCCGCGGCGACTACCTTGTGTacgacgacggcgtcagCTCCTCCGTGATGGAGGGCTGCATGCTTTCTCGCTCTGACATTCGGCCGTACAAGCACTGCAGCATGAAGAGTCTGGAGGAGCGGCTCCAGGAAGTGGTGGCGAAGGACGGGTACAGCAAGCCTCACCGCCGCTTCGTTCTAACGGAGGGCCTCTTTTCAAACACGGGCGAGATCtgcccgctgccgcagatCTTGGAGCTTTGCCACAAGTACAAATTCCGTCTCCTGCTGGAGGACAGCCACGGCTTTGGCGTGCTGGGCAAGTCGGGGCGCGGCACTCCTGAGGAGTTTAACATCCCGACGATGGACGTGGACGTGTACATTGGGAGTCTGAGTACGTCCATGGGTGCGGTTGGCGGCTTCTGCGCTGGCGCGTCGAACATGATTGACCATCAGCGCGTCACCGCCACAGCGTACGTGTtctcggcggcgctgccccccTACATCACGGCCGCCGTCTCGCAGTCACTCGCCGTGATGGCGCGTGATGACACGTTTGTGGCCAAGCTGCGGAATCACGCGAAGCGCATGCGCAGACACCTCCGTGAGGCCGGGTTCAATGCTGAGAAGATCAAGCTGGTGAGCAGCTTTGACGACGCCTCTCCGGTGATCCTTCTTGCGGTGGAGCGGGCCTACGTCAATCGTGAGGGGCTGGAAAAGGTGGAGAGCCGTCTCCAGCGCGTCATCAATGCCCTGCAGAAGAAGAAAGTGGCGGTCGTGCGAAACGTCTTCACAAGAGATGAGCCGGTGAACAACGTCTCGGGACTGCGTATTGTGGCTAAGAGTCTGGCGACGGAAGccgaggtgacggcggcgctcgagGCAATCGAGACAGCCGTCAAGGCCGAGTTTGCGTAG